In Flavobacterium sp. N1736, the following are encoded in one genomic region:
- a CDS encoding carboxypeptidase regulatory-like domain-containing protein, whose product MKKIFALLFCLLALTVAKAQTTTSSIKGIVKSSGNELLPGATILAVHTPTGGKYSAVSNEDGRFNILNMRIGGPYKITVTFVGFQNQEYNDIYLDLGKPFNIDVILADASQALEEVKIVAKDKVFKSGKTGAETTIGRRELTSLPTISRSAEDFTRLEPTASGGSFGGRNDQYNNYSLNGAVFNNPFGLDAATPGGQTGAQPISLDAIEQIQVATAPYDVTLSGFTGASVNAVTKSGTNEFHGTAYAFYRNQDLTGSKIKGEKIFVPTLEQTQAGFSLGAPIIKDKLFIFGNFEIDKRSDLGSNFVANNNDGVTGINESRVLESDLIAVSNALANLGYNTGAYQGFIHESNSNKGIIKVDWNINDNHKLAVIYNFLDASKDKPAHPTALGFRGPNASILQFQNSGYQINNNLSSFLVELNSKFSEKVSNKFQAGYSHFNDYRVPFSVPAPVITIQDGAGSNYIIAGHEPFSINNTLDQKVIQITNNLTYTIGKHAFTFGASFEKFGFKNSFNLAGYDNFRAPADPVPYYGTFRPYASVTDFLADAALPFASSSLAQNLQHAQDVFDTKSNFEVGTDGGWKLAELNVGQLAFYGQDDISVSDDFKLSIGLRVDKPLYFNTADLIQKYIDTDNGGSGRNNDIDYFDPQTGQAVKLISTDLPSDRILWSPRIGFNWDVKGDATSQLRGGSGVFTGRIPFVWLGNQVSGADDSFFQIMDPDYKWPQVWRTSLGYDHRFESNYIVTLDLSYNEDINAVQVQNWGLKDPTGTLAGVDNRAIYVAADHGANNAYVMTNSDKGSAFNASVKVQKTFENGLYASVAYNYLKSKDVNSIEAEITGDAFSFNPALGNVNTAVLSNSKYGDNHRFIGVASKKWKYGKDKWATTVSTFLEYAQGGRFNYTYGGDINGDGSSVNDLIYIPTTAEIALMNFSAPGQGDAFDKFISQDKYMRDRRGQYAERYGAISPWRGRCDIKLLQDYNFRVSSASEKKNTIQFSIDILNFGNLLNSDWGVVQVPTSVQPIGVTVVGNTPTYTFNNTQTKTFSYDASLTSRWQAQFGIRYIF is encoded by the coding sequence ATGAAAAAAATCTTTGCATTATTGTTTTGTTTGCTGGCCTTAACCGTGGCTAAGGCGCAAACAACGACTTCGAGTATTAAGGGTATTGTAAAAAGTTCTGGGAATGAACTATTACCGGGTGCTACTATTTTAGCAGTCCATACTCCAACTGGCGGTAAATATTCAGCTGTTTCCAATGAAGATGGAAGGTTTAATATTTTGAATATGAGAATTGGAGGACCTTACAAAATTACTGTAACTTTTGTAGGCTTTCAAAATCAGGAATATAATGACATATATCTTGATCTGGGAAAACCTTTTAATATAGATGTAATCTTAGCTGATGCAAGCCAGGCTCTGGAAGAAGTAAAGATAGTGGCTAAAGACAAGGTTTTTAAAAGCGGAAAAACAGGTGCTGAAACTACAATTGGCAGAAGAGAATTAACTTCATTACCTACCATTTCAAGATCAGCGGAAGATTTTACGCGTTTGGAGCCAACGGCGAGCGGCGGATCTTTTGGAGGAAGAAATGATCAGTATAATAATTACTCTTTAAATGGTGCGGTATTTAATAATCCGTTTGGGCTGGATGCTGCAACTCCGGGAGGTCAAACAGGTGCTCAGCCTATTTCGCTGGATGCGATCGAACAAATTCAGGTGGCAACTGCGCCTTATGATGTTACTTTATCAGGTTTTACGGGCGCTTCTGTAAACGCTGTTACCAAATCAGGAACGAATGAGTTTCATGGTACGGCTTATGCTTTTTATAGAAATCAGGATTTGACTGGAAGCAAAATTAAAGGAGAAAAAATATTTGTACCAACATTAGAACAAACGCAGGCAGGTTTTAGTTTAGGCGCTCCAATTATCAAAGATAAATTATTCATTTTTGGGAATTTTGAAATTGATAAAAGAAGTGATTTGGGATCAAATTTCGTAGCCAATAATAATGATGGTGTTACAGGAATCAACGAATCCAGGGTTTTGGAATCTGATTTAATAGCGGTTTCAAATGCTTTGGCAAATTTAGGATATAATACAGGTGCTTATCAGGGCTTTATTCATGAATCAAATTCAAATAAAGGAATTATTAAAGTGGATTGGAATATAAATGACAATCATAAATTGGCTGTTATTTATAATTTTCTGGATGCATCAAAAGATAAACCGGCGCACCCAACGGCACTTGGTTTTAGAGGACCAAATGCGTCGATTTTGCAATTTCAAAATTCAGGTTATCAGATTAATAATAATCTGAGTTCTTTTTTAGTGGAGTTAAATTCAAAATTCAGCGAGAAAGTTTCGAACAAATTTCAGGCAGGATATTCTCATTTTAATGATTACAGAGTTCCGTTTTCTGTTCCTGCTCCTGTAATTACTATTCAGGATGGAGCGGGTTCTAATTATATTATTGCTGGTCACGAACCGTTTTCTATCAATAATACTTTAGATCAAAAAGTAATTCAAATCACGAATAATCTAACTTATACAATTGGAAAACATGCTTTTACTTTTGGAGCTTCGTTTGAAAAATTCGGATTTAAGAATTCATTTAACTTGGCAGGTTATGATAATTTCCGTGCTCCTGCCGATCCAGTTCCTTATTATGGTACTTTTAGGCCGTATGCAAGTGTAACTGACTTTTTAGCGGATGCAGCTTTACCATTTGCATCTAGTTCTTTGGCTCAAAATCTTCAACATGCACAAGATGTTTTTGATACTAAAAGTAATTTCGAAGTTGGAACTGATGGCGGATGGAAACTGGCTGAGTTAAACGTAGGTCAGTTAGCATTTTATGGGCAAGACGATATTAGTGTCAGTGATGATTTTAAATTATCAATAGGTTTAAGAGTTGATAAGCCTTTGTATTTTAATACGGCAGATTTGATTCAGAAATATATTGACACGGATAATGGCGGTTCTGGAAGAAATAATGATATTGATTATTTTGATCCGCAAACGGGGCAGGCGGTTAAATTAATTTCTACAGATTTACCAAGTGACAGAATTCTTTGGTCGCCAAGAATTGGTTTTAACTGGGATGTAAAAGGCGATGCAACTTCACAATTGCGTGGAGGCTCAGGCGTTTTTACCGGAAGGATTCCGTTTGTATGGTTAGGAAACCAGGTGAGTGGTGCTGATGACAGTTTCTTTCAGATTATGGATCCGGATTATAAATGGCCTCAGGTATGGAGAACAAGTTTAGGATACGATCACAGATTTGAAAGTAATTATATTGTTACGCTTGATTTATCGTATAATGAGGATATTAATGCGGTACAGGTTCAAAACTGGGGATTAAAGGATCCAACGGGAACTTTGGCCGGTGTTGATAACAGAGCAATTTATGTTGCGGCAGATCATGGAGCTAATAATGCGTATGTTATGACAAATTCTGATAAAGGAAGTGCTTTTAATGCATCGGTTAAAGTGCAAAAAACTTTTGAAAACGGTTTATATGCAAGTGTGGCTTATAATTATCTAAAATCAAAAGATGTAAACTCTATTGAAGCTGAGATTACGGGAGATGCTTTTTCTTTTAATCCTGCGTTAGGAAATGTAAACACGGCTGTGCTTTCGAATTCTAAATATGGAGATAATCATCGTTTTATTGGTGTTGCTTCTAAAAAATGGAAATATGGAAAAGATAAATGGGCTACAACGGTTTCAACTTTCCTTGAATATGCTCAGGGAGGACGTTTTAATTATACGTATGGAGGAGATATTAACGGAGACGGTTCCAGTGTAAACGATTTGATTTATATCCCTACAACGGCAGAAATTGCTTTAATGAATTTTAGTGCACCGGGACAAGGTGATGCTTTTGATAAATTTATTTCTCAGGATAAATATATGAGAGACAGGAGAGGTCAATATGCGGAGCGTTACGGAGCGATTTCGCCGTGGAGAGGAAGATGTGATATTAAATTATTACAGGATTATAATTTCAGGGTTTCATCGGCATCAGAGAAAAAGAACACGATTCAGTTTAGTATTGATATTTTGAATTTTGGTAATTTATTAAATTCTGATTGGGGCGTTGTTCAGGTTCCTACGAGTGTACAGCCTATTGGCGTGACTGTTGTTGGAAATACGCCAACATATACCTTTAATAATACCCAGACTAAAACGTTTAGTTATGACGCCAGTTTAACGTCAAGATGGCAGGCTCAATTTGGTATCAGATACATTTTCTAG
- a CDS encoding DUF6495 family protein gives MKYARLTKEQFDELHAEFASFLATQAIDKAEWDSIKESKPEVAEQELDVFSDLIWEGVLTRAEYLEHFSRNHIFLFQCFEKHVQSIVLKSLVPETDFLTKEGLQWLSDNMFTETIEMKVGKKVFTEDRNASIFELIQQGAFLSDGQLFKQINSIIES, from the coding sequence ATGAAATACGCAAGATTAACAAAAGAGCAATTTGATGAATTGCATGCAGAATTTGCCAGTTTTTTGGCTACACAGGCAATTGATAAAGCGGAGTGGGATTCTATTAAAGAAAGTAAACCTGAAGTAGCAGAGCAGGAATTGGATGTTTTTTCAGATTTAATTTGGGAAGGCGTTTTGACAAGGGCGGAATATCTGGAGCATTTTTCTAGAAACCATATATTTTTATTTCAATGTTTTGAAAAACATGTACAGTCTATCGTATTGAAATCACTGGTTCCGGAAACTGATTTTTTAACTAAAGAGGGGTTGCAATGGTTAAGTGATAACATGTTTACTGAAACAATTGAAATGAAAGTAGGTAAAAAAGTATTCACAGAAGACAGAAATGCCTCTATTTTTGAATTAATTCAGCAGGGCGCTTTTTTAAGCGACGGTCAATTGTTTAAGCAAATTAACTCGATTATAGAATCATAA